TAGTATGCAACGTGCTCAGCACTAAATGCCCTGTAAGTGAAGCCTGAATAGACATTTCTGCAGTCTCCAGATCGCGGATCTCTCCTACTAAAATCTTATCAGGATCCTGTCTCAATATACTTCTGAGACACTTGGAAAAAGTTAAACCTATATGGGCCCTTATTTGCACTTGTATAATACCTGCCAAATCATACTCAACAGGGTCTTCTGTGGTAATTATCTTGTCTTCCGGAGAATTAATTTCTCCTAAAGCAGAATAAAGAGTCGTAGTCTTGCCACATCCTGTTGGACCTGTGACTAGAATAATGCCATTAGGCTTTTTAATTAAACTTCTTAATATCCTTAAATCTTCCTCTAAAAGCCCTACCTGCTCCAGAGAGAGCATAACGGCTCCTCTATCCAATATCCGTATCACAACACTTTCTCCATGAGTTATTGGTAAAGTTGATATACGAAGGTCTACTTCTCTTCCACCCATATTAAGCTGGATCCTTCCATCCTGGGGCAATCTTCTCTCTGCAATGTCCATTCCTGCCATGACCTTAATCCTTGAAGTTACTGCTAAAGCCAAATGCCTAGGCGGCGGAATCATTTCGTAAAGCATCCCATCCACACGATATCTGATCTTAAATTGGTCTTCAAATGGCTCAAAATGCAGATCACTAGCCTTATCCTTTATTGCCTGAATAAGCACTAAATTAAGCAATTTAACTACAGGAATCTGATGCGCAAGTTCCTGAAGAGTTGCTACATCATGAACATCTTCATCCTCATCCTCAATGCTCCCCTTGATTTCTATGGCTCCTGTTTCCATCTCTTTTAACACGTCCTGAACAGTCTCTGTTTTTTCTCCATAATATTTAACAATAGCTTCTTCAATATCCTTCTCATTGCTTATCATACCCCTTACTTCACATTCCAACATGAACCGCAAATCGTCTAAGACGTTAATATTTAAAGGATCTGACATAGCTATATATAGAATATTCTCTTCCATTTTTACAGGAATAATCTTATATACTTTTGCGATTGGAGCTGAAACTTTTTCCAAAACTTCTGGAAGAATATTCATTTCAGGTAGATTTGCAGCAGGCATTCCGGTCTGTGCCCCTAATGTAGACAAGATGTCTGCTTCTGTCACAAAACCAAGATCTACCAAAATTCTGCCAAGCAAGCCGCTGGATTTTTGTTGCTCATTCAGAGCAAGTTCTAACTGCTCAGGTGTTATTAGCCCCTTCTCAAGTAATAACTGTCCAATAGGCTTCTTTTTGCTAGGCATTTCCCGTCTCTCCAGCCTTCACTTCAGCATCTGCTACACTATAACAACGTGTAATATACTCTTCATAGCTTATTATTTTACTGTTGTAAAGCATTGTTAGAGAATCATCCATTGTTTTCATGCCAAGCTTTTTCCCTGTTTGAATGGATGAAATTATTCTATAGCTCTTCTTTTCCCTTATTAAATTCTTTATAGCTGAAGTAGCAACCATTATCTCATAAGATGCTATTCTTCCCCCTGTGGTCCTAGGAATCAACTGCTGGGAAATTACTGCCACAAGAGACTCTGATAATTGTGTTCTTATTTGTTCCTGCTGCGCAGTAGGAAAAGCATCTACTATTCTGTCAACTGTGGCTGCAGCGCCTGTTGTATGCAAGGTTGCAAATACCAAATGCCCGGTTTCCGCGGCTGAAATAGCTGCCTCCATTGTAGCCAGATCTCTCATCTCTCCCACCATTATAACATCCGGATCCTGTCTTAGGGCTCTGGTAAGAGCTTCAGAGAACGAAGGAACATCCACCCCCAATTCTCTTTGAGACATAACACCGTTGTGATGAGTGTGGTAATACTCTATAGGGTCTTCAACTGTTATTATATGAGTATCTCTGTTTCTCGCTATATAATCAATCATTGTGGCAAGTGTCGTTGTCTTACCACAGCCAGTTGGACCAGTTATCAGAACTAAACCACGCGGTCTGTACATAAGCTGTTTAACTTGCTCCGATAATCCCAGCTCATCAAATGTCAGAAGCTTCATAGGTATAAGCCTCATTGCAATTGAAGTATTTCCTCTTTCTTTATAAATAGCTACACGGAATCTTGCTATATCTCCAAAAGAAAAACCAAAATCTGTTCCTCCCATCTCTTGTAATTTTTGCTGATGATGTTCTGAGGTAATACTTTTCATTAACTTCTCTGTGTTCTCGTTTGTCAACTCCTCAAAGTCAAGAACATCCAGTCTTCCATCTATACGCAAAACAGGAGGCTTCCCTACTACTAAGTGTATGTCAGAAGCATTCCTGTCTACAACGATTTTCAGCAGTTCATTCATCTCCATTTTATACTGCTCCTTCCAATTCTACATCTTTTTGAGTTACTCGTTCCACCTCAGAAAGCGTAGTCATTCCAATTACAACTTTCTCCAATCCGTCTTGCCTTAGAGTCTTCATACCAAATTCACACGCCTTTTCTCTAATTTGTGCACTTGAAGCCCTCTTAAGAATCAACGCACGAATTTCACTATTAAGCACAAATAATTCAAAAATACCTATCCTCCCTTTATAACCTGTACGAGAGCACTTTGGACACCCTTTACCTTTATAGAACGGTGTTTTACCCATATCTTTTTTCTTAAACGCCCTTTCTAATTGTAAAACTTCATCTTCCCTTGGAATGTATGTTTCTTTGCATTCTGGGCAGATTGTTCTGACCAATCTCTGTGCAAGAACTGCCTGAATCGATGAAGCCACCAAGAAAGGCTTTATTCCCATATCAATAAGCCGTGTTACTGCGCTGGGAGCATCATTAGTGTGAAGCGTAGAGAACACCAGGTGTCCTGTTAAAGCAGATCTTATAGCAATTTCCGCTGTTTCATTATCGCGAATCTCTCCAATCATTATAATATCCGGAGCCTGTCTCAATATAGACCTTAAAACATTAGCAAATGTCAATCCAATTTCGCTTTTTACATTAACCTGATTGATCCCTGTTAATTGGTATTCAACAGGGTCTTCAACTGTTATCAATTTTCTGTCCGGCTGATTTATCTTATTGAGAGCCGCATAAAGAGTTGTTGTTTTACCACTACCTGTTGGGCCTGTGACAAGAATAATACCATTAGGCGATGCAATCAGAGATTCAAATCTTTTCATATCCTCCTTTAAAAACCCAAGTTCAGCCATGCCCAGTAATAAACTGGTTTTATCGAGGATTCTTAATACGACACTTTCCCCATGTATTGCAGGCAGGGCTGATACACGCAAGTCAATATCTTTCCCCAATAAAGATAATCCTATTTTACCATCCTGAGGAAGTCTCTTTTCTGCAATGTTCATACCGGACATAATCTTGATACGGGAGATCACGGATTTCTCCAGTCTCTTAGGAGGAGCAGGTACTTCATGCAACACTCCATCCACACGATATCTTACTCTAAATCTATCCTCTAAAGGCTCAATATGTATATCGCTTGCTCCGGCACGAAGCGCTTCCAATATTAATAACCCGACTAATTTTATAACTGGCGCTTCATCAGATATCCCTTCTTCTTCCTCGGCAGCTTCACCACTAACAAAATCTATGTCCTGTTCACTCAACTCTTGAAGCATGCTGTCAATTGTTTCTTCCCTGACACCATAATATCTTTCCAGGGAACTTTCAATCTGTTCTTCTGTAGCCAACAATCCTTCAACTTCGCAATTCAGCACTATTCTTAGATTATCCAATGCAAGAAGATTCAGTGGACTAGCCATAGCAATTGTTAAAGTATTATTTTCAAACTTCAAAGGTACAATTTTATGTTTTTTTGCAACTGATGAAGGAACTTTATCTATCACTTCCTGTGCAACATTATATTCAGATATATTTATCGTCTTCAGACCGAATTGCGAAGCTAATGCCTTACAGAGCCCTTCACTATCTATATATCCAAGCTTTATTAGTATATTTCCAAGTCTTTCACCTGTCTGCCGCTGCTCTGCTAAAGCAGTTTCCAGCTTCTTTTCTGAGATCAAACCTATGTCCTGAAGTATTTCTCCCAGAAATTTTCTTCTATCTTCCACCACTTTGCCTGCCTCCAAAATTAGTCGTATAAATTCTACCTAAAGAAACACATAATGTCAAGAATGGCGTGTGCAGATAATTACTCTCTCAATACCTCCGTAGTCTCTGACAATTTCAGGGGCAAAAAATGTGCCTCTTGAGGAAATAAGTTTTTTAATTCCTTCAACCTGTCCATATCCTATTTCCATAATAAGAAACCCATTTGGTTTTAAAAATTCCTCTGCACCTTTAACTAGTTCAGGATAAAAATCAATACCATCAGTTCCACCATCAAGAGCGATTCTAGGTTCGTATTGCTTTATATCAATAGGTAATTTCTCAAAATCCGCTGAAGAAACATAAGGAGGATTTGATACAATAAAATCAATCTTTTCGGCAAGGTTGAGACCATTAAAACTCTTGAACAAGTCTCCACAAAGAAATCTTATTGACTTTTCTACTTTGTTTTTTTCTGCATTTTTTTTGGAGATATTCAATGCATCTTCCGAGATATCAGAAGCATATATCCTGATATTCTGACTTTTGGCAAGAGCAACTGCTATATTTCCACAACCTGTTCCCATATCAATTGCTAACCATTCTCTATTTGGTTGTCCCGAAAGCATTCGGGATAATGTAGCTTCAACTAATGCTTCAGTCTCAGGCCTGGGAATTAATACTTTTTCGTTTACTTCAAAATCAATGGACATAAACTCTTTATATCCTGTTAAATACGCAATCGGTATGTGTTTTGACCTTTCTAGAACAAGTTTTCTAAAAATGTCTAAGGTGTGTTGGGTAAGAATGCTATCCCAATTAAGATATAAAAATATTCTTTCTTTTTTTAAGAGATATGATAGCAAAACCTCTGCATCCAAACGAGGAGAGGGAATATTATGTTTTGCGAGATAATCTGTTGTGCATTGAACTAATTCTTTAATCTTCAATCCCGCTTAAAACCCACTGATAATTCAGCTTCTATTAATTCGTCCATATCACCTTGAAGAAAAGTCTGAAGCTTATGAGAAGTAAAATTTATGCGATGATTTGTGATTCGCGCTTGGGGAAAATTATACGTGCGAATCTTTTCGCTTCTGTCTCCTGTACCAACTTGTTTTTTTCTATCCTGAGAAATCTGCTTTTGCTGATCTTCCCTAACTTTATGGAGCAGGCGTGCTCTTAATACTCTCATTGCCTTAACTTTGTTTTTATGCTGTGATCTTTCATCCTGACATTCAACAACTAGATTCGTTGGTATATGGGTTATTCTAACTGCTGAGTCTGTTGTATTAACATGCTGCCCTCCAGCTCCTGATGCCCTAAATGTATCAACTTTTAATTCTTGCGGATTTATTTTAATTTCAACATCTTCAGGTTCAGGAAGCACTGCCACAGTAACTGTAGATGTGTGAATGCGGCCGCTGGTCTCAGTAACCGGAACCCTTTGAACACGGTGTGTTCCACTTTCAAATCTCAATCTTCTGTAAACATTCTTTCCTTTTACCGCAAAAACCACCTCTCTAAAACCTCCCGATTCTCTTGAATGCGATGACAAAATTTCTATCTTCCATCCCTTCTTTTCAGCATACTTACCATACATACGAAATAGGTCTTCAGCAAAAAGGCTGGCTTCATCTCCACCAGCCCCACCCCGTATTTCCATAATAATATCTTTGTTCCAATCGCGCGCCTCCGGATCCAGTAATACCCGTAGATTATCCTCTATCTTCTCTTTTTTAGCTTCCAAATCCGCTATTTCTAACTCAACTAGTTCTAGAAAATCCTTGTCTTCAGCGGGGTTTGAGAGAATCTCTTTGTGCTTCGATATATCATTCAAAATTTCCCTGTATTTTTCATATTCCTTTATTGTGTCCTTCATATCGGTGTATTCCTTGGCGTACTTCTGATATTGGCCTCTATTAGATATAACTTGAGCGTCACTCATTAACTCAGTAAGTTCATCACCCCTTTTTTTTATACTATCTAATTTGTCTAATAACATAATACTCCGTTGAAAGAAAATCCGAAATCCTAAATCCGAAACTCGAAACAAATCCTAAATTTAAATTTTCGAAATCCAAAACATTGTTTTTGAGCATTTGTATTTTTGTTATTTGATATTGTTTCGTATTTCGTGCTTCGTGCTTCGAATTTGCCCTTTTTTATTTAGAGATTATATTTTTTCTTAAACTTTTCAACTCTTCCAGCACTGTCAATAAACTTTTGTTTACCTGTGTAAAAGGGATGACACTTTGAACAAATTTCTACTCTGATATTTTTTTTTGTAGAACGTGTATGGATAACTTCTCCACAGGCGCATGTAATGGTAGTCTCATAATATTCTGGATGAATACCTTTTTTCATAATGGTTTTTTCCTTATTCTGTTTTAACTGGAGATAATGATAACATACACTTTATATCGCTTCAATTACTTATTGACTGAAACTGCTAAAATAGCTATCATAATTGGTAATTTAAAAGCCATAGTGTGGCGGCATAGCCAAGTGGTAAGGCGAAGGTCTGCAAAACCTTTATCCAGCGGTTCGAATCCGCTTGCCGCCTCTGAGTATTACTGCCGGAGTGGCGAAATTGGCAGACGCAAGGGACTTAAAATCCCTCGAACTTTTAGTTCATGCCGGTTCAAGTCCGGCCTCCGGCACTCTGTTCCTTGTCACGTTCATCCTTAAGTCTTCTTTTGCCCTCTTCAAAGAACGGTTCGCAGAATTCACTTGTCCATGTTCTCTCCTGAAAACTGCGGTTCTTTACAGTATTTAGAAAATCCTGAAATTGCTCAAAATATGAACCATAAATATGAAAGCTGTCTGTTATGTCAGCATATCTGCCAACAATAACTTGTTCATGAATTTTCTTACTTATACGCGCAGCTACTAATTTCTGTAGGTCAGTCAAGGCAAATATATTCATAAATGCTGCCTTAAAACCGTCTCTTGAACGCCAATGTGTATTCATATTCAATAACAATCTCTTATGCTCATTTCTTGAAAGTCTAAACCAGCATCTTTGAAGACATGGCGGATCATATGTAGGTGGGTCAATTTTAGGATTCCATGTTATTGCCTGAGCTCTACGGCTATAGGGAGTCTGTGCGAGCTTATTTACAATATAATCTATCTGATTAATCTCTGTACCTTCAACCTCATATCCAAAAAGTCGCTCATGATATGTGTATGTCCATTTTCCTTGTTCAGGACTAATCCAGTGATCATGAATACCTTCTACGACTTCCTGTCGGTAGATCTCTAACTCTTCAAGTCCTGCTGGAAAAGCGCGATGAATTCGCGGCTCAGCAAATGGATCATCCACAACCATTATCATTGTACAATCTCTGCTAGGAGGATCCTCTTTTTTATCATACTCTGTTTTTATTGCTAAACCTTTATTCCAGGTCTCAAGCACTGCTTTTTCCCACGCCTCTGCTAAAGTTCTACCTTTAACAGATATAATAGGTATATTTCCTGTATCCATTGTATCCACTTTTATTTGTCACATCCTGTATTTACTAAAATCTTCTGCATTAAGATCCTTTAAAAGGCTTTTAAAATCTTCTGTTTTTCCTTCAACTCCTGTAACATTCACAGTTGTAGCTTGCTCAATTACTTTTTCATCAACAAGAATAGGAACATCAGCACGTAATGCCAGAGCTATTGCATCACTTGGACGTGAATCAATAAGAAAGGTTCTCCTTCCCAATTTAATCTTTATCTTTGCAAAAAAGGTATTTTTATTAAAACTGTCTATGTTCACTTCCAATATTTTCGCTTTGCACACTTCAATCACAGATCTTATAAGATCATGAGTTAATGGCCTTGCCGAACTCGCTCCAACTAATTTCATTGCAATAGCACTTGCCTCAGATATTCCTATCCATATAGGAAGAGTTCTTTTTTTATCACTATTTTTCAAGATTATAATAGGCATATTATTTGTGGGATCAATTGCCACCCCTGCGACAAACATCTCTATCATGCTCATTCTACTAAATTCCTTTTTCTGCTTACATTCCAATCTGGGCTATCATACTGTAAATTATCTAGCTTTTCAACAAGAGTTATCTCTGTCTTCGTCAAACCCTCTTCCCTAACCTCAGTTTTAAACAGCTCTTCAAACCCAAGACATATTGCGCGTTTTAATTTGCCGAGATCAATAGAATAACCTAACTCCTGTTTTAGAGAGGTTACATTATTTACAAAATCTTTATGAAACTTTCCGAATGGCAAGTTAGTTTTAAAAATACTGTGCATTTTCCCTATATCAAAATCAATCAGAATAGAACCGTGTTGAATAAGCCTATCTTTAACCCTTCTTTGTGCGCTGCCTACTATTTTCCTTTTCCGAACTACAATATCATAATTCGATGATTCAACAAAACATACTGGCGACTCTCTTTCTCGCAATTTTACTTCTCTTTTTCTGTTTCCTGCATTAATTCCTAATGACTTCAAACCAATAATAATAGCTCCACATATGACTTTATATGATTCGCAAATATCTATGGGGATAATCCCCCCAGTGTTGGCAGTAAATGAATAGGTTAATTCCATATCGTGCAGTATTGCTCCTCCTCCAGTAGGCCTGCGTACATAGTTCATGCCCAAGCTCTTACAATTTTCCAGATCAATTTCCTTATGTAAATCCTGAAAATATCCAATTGAGACAGCAGGAGGAGTCCATGTATACAGACGTAATGTATATTCAAAACCTGTTTCGGCATGACGAGAAAAGATAGCTTCATCTATTGCCATATTTCTTGAGGCAGTGTCGCCTTCTGAATCAATAAGCCTGAATACCATTAGAAAGGGCCTTGTTTATGATCTTCTATAAACTTAATCGTCTCATCAAAGCTTCTGATACCTGCTTTAGCCCCCATAGCTTCTACACAGCATGCTCCAACAGCACAGGCAAACTCAGCCGTCTTTTTCATATCCCAACCATTCAGAACACCCATTAGGAATCCTGCTACAAATGCATCGCCTGCGCCAGTAGCATCTACTGCGTCAATATTAAAAACCGGAAATTTCACAACTTCACCTTTAGAAGACTTAACAAAACAGCCTTCACTGCCCATTTTTAAGCCAACAATTTTCATCCCATATTTAAGAAAGTAATCCGCTATCTCTTCTGCTGACTCTAAACCTGTTATCATTCTTGCTTCCTCAATACTAGGCAGGAATATATCTATATACTTCAGAGATGGCTCAATGGTTTTACGCCATTTTCCCTTAGCATCCCATGCAGTATCCAAGGATGTTGTAATGCCCATGCTTCTCGCTTTGTTTAAAACATGCGCTGTTTGAATTCCGTCAAAGGTTGGCATAAGGAAACTTCCCGCAATATGAAGAATTTTACACCCTTTAATTATATTCCAGTCAATATCACTCTCCCTAAATGTTCCGTCTGCGCCATAGCAATGTATAAATCTTCTTTCCCCATCATCCTCAACCAATGCCAATGAACACGATGTATTTACATTATTGTCCCTTTTTATGCCATGAATATTTAATCCGCATTGAGACATCTCTTTTATGAGATAATCTCCAAAACCATCATTCCCAACCTTTCCAATCAGTGCTGTATCAACACCAAGCTTTCTCAGAGCTGCTCCTGTGTTACTTGCACATCCCCCTGTATGAAGTTCAATCTTCTCAACAATGCCAAGCTTTCCTCTCCCAGGAATATCATTAACAGGTTTCGCAACAACATCAGCAACAAGAATACCAAGACATACTACCCTCGCCATAACATAATCCTCCTTAAATTTCCCAAATAAAATCCGAAATTTCAAATCCGAAACTCGAAACAAATTCTAAATTCAAATTTTCTAAATTCAAAACATTGTTTTGAACATTTGTATTTTGGTCATTTGATATTGTTTAGTATTTCGTGCTTCGTGCTTCGAATTTAATAGATTTCAGGACTCTTTTTTCTGTTACAATTATATGCACAGGGATATCTTTCTTCTCATGTGGAACATCTCTAATAACCTGAAAATCAAATGCAAGACCAATTAATACAGCCTTTCCTGAAACTGATTTTAAAAAATGGTCGTAATACCCTCCACCACAGCCTATCCGATTTCCATTCCTATCAAAACAAACACCTGGAACAACAATTAAGTCAAGACTGCTTGTGTTTATAGGTCTATAACTTTCCTTTTTAGGAGACAAAATCCCGTATTTACCATTTACAAGATCCCTATCAAAATTTTTCAAAAGAGATGCATGCATTTCACGATTTCCATTTTCTATATAAGGCACACTCACTATTTTACCCATTTTCATTGATTCTAAAACCATATCCTTTGTTTGAACCTCATCTCCTTTTCCAACATAAAACATAACCGTTTTAGATTTTCCAAAAACATCCAGTTCGAAAAGCCGCTTCTTAATCTGTCCACTTTTAGTTGCTATTTCATCATAAGATGTCCTTTGGCGTTTCTCTATCATCTTCTGGCGTAATATATGTTTTGATGTATTGTTCATACCTTTATTACTCCTTTTTCTCAAAATCTCCATACGCTCTTTTATTTTTTTTTCATATCCCTGTTCAGTAGGATTATAATACGCAGGAATATCAGGCGCATATTCCTGCTCCACATAATGGTCCTTATAGTTGTGCGTATACTTGTAATCCCGGCCATGGCCCAGAACCTGAGCTCCTGGATATGAGCCTACTTTAAGATGATCAGGTACTTCTTTTAATTTATTGCTCTTTACATCCTCTAAAGCCCTATCTATCCCAAGATAAGAAGCATTGCTTTTTGGAGCAGTCGCAATATAAGTTACTGCCTGTGCAAGAATTATCCTGGCCTCTGGTAAACCCACAAATTCAGACGACTGCAAAGCTGCATTAGCTAAAATTAGAGCATTCGGATCAGCATTGCCAACATCCTCAGAAGCGCATATAACAATTCGTCTTGCTATAAACCTTAGATCCTCACCTGCATAAATCATCTTTGCAAGCCAGTAAAGACTTGCGTCAGGATCTGAGCCTCTCATGCTCTTTATAAACGCAGAGATCGTATCATAATGTGAGCCTTCATCCTTATCGTATACTACCTGTCTTTTGCCAACAGCCTCTTCAGCCATCTTTATTGTAAAATGGATAATACCACTTTTATCGGGCTTGCCTAATAATACACCCAACTCAAGAGCATTAAGAGCCCTTCTTCCATCTCCGTCTGAACATTCAACAATATGTAACAATGCGTTATCATTCATTTCAATCTTCAATTTGCCAAGTCCTCTTTGCTTATCCTTTAACGCATTCTCTATAATAAGCTTTATATCTTCATTGGAAAGAGAATATAATTGAAATACCCTTGATCTTGAAAGCAATGGACTGTTTATTGTAAAGAAAGGATTATGAGTACTTGCTCCAATCAATGTTATAATATTATTTTCAACAGCGGGCATCAATCCATCCTGTTGCGCCTTATTAAACCGATGAATTTCATCAATAAAAAGTATTGTCTTTATATTGTTTATTTCCTTCCTCATTCTTGCGGATTCAATAATCTCGCGTATTTCTGAAATGCCGGATGTAACTGCATTAATTCTGTCAAAATGGGATTTTGTTACATTGGCAACAATATAAGCAAGTGTTGTTTTCCCTGTACCAGGAGGGCCATATAGTA
This genomic stretch from bacterium harbors:
- the gspE gene encoding type II secretion system ATPase GspE, translated to MEDRRKFLGEILQDIGLISEKKLETALAEQRQTGERLGNILIKLGYIDSEGLCKALASQFGLKTINISEYNVAQEVIDKVPSSVAKKHKIVPLKFENNTLTIAMASPLNLLALDNLRIVLNCEVEGLLATEEQIESSLERYYGVREETIDSMLQELSEQDIDFVSGEAAEEEEGISDEAPVIKLVGLLILEALRAGASDIHIEPLEDRFRVRYRVDGVLHEVPAPPKRLEKSVISRIKIMSGMNIAEKRLPQDGKIGLSLLGKDIDLRVSALPAIHGESVVLRILDKTSLLLGMAELGFLKEDMKRFESLIASPNGIILVTGPTGSGKTTTLYAALNKINQPDRKLITVEDPVEYQLTGINQVNVKSEIGLTFANVLRSILRQAPDIIMIGEIRDNETAEIAIRSALTGHLVFSTLHTNDAPSAVTRLIDMGIKPFLVASSIQAVLAQRLVRTICPECKETYIPREDEVLQLERAFKKKDMGKTPFYKGKGCPKCSRTGYKGRIGIFELFVLNSEIRALILKRASSAQIREKACEFGMKTLRQDGLEKVVIGMTTLSEVERVTQKDVELEGAV
- a CDS encoding bifunctional nuclease family protein, producing MSMIEMFVAGVAIDPTNNMPIIILKNSDKKRTLPIWIGISEASAIAMKLVGASSARPLTHDLIRSVIEVCKAKILEVNIDSFNKNTFFAKIKIKLGRRTFLIDSRPSDAIALALRADVPILVDEKVIEQATTVNVTGVEGKTEDFKSLLKDLNAEDFSKYRM
- a CDS encoding type IV pilus twitching motility protein PilT; protein product: MEMNELLKIVVDRNASDIHLVVGKPPVLRIDGRLDVLDFEELTNENTEKLMKSITSEHHQQKLQEMGGTDFGFSFGDIARFRVAIYKERGNTSIAMRLIPMKLLTFDELGLSEQVKQLMYRPRGLVLITGPTGCGKTTTLATMIDYIARNRDTHIITVEDPIEYYHTHHNGVMSQRELGVDVPSFSEALTRALRQDPDVIMVGEMRDLATMEAAISAAETGHLVFATLHTTGAAATVDRIVDAFPTAQQEQIRTQLSESLVAVISQQLIPRTTGGRIASYEIMVATSAIKNLIREKKSYRIISSIQTGKKLGMKTMDDSLTMLYNSKIISYEEYITRCYSVADAEVKAGETGNA
- a CDS encoding ATPase, T2SS/T4P/T4SS family, with translation MPSKKKPIGQLLLEKGLITPEQLELALNEQQKSSGLLGRILVDLGFVTEADILSTLGAQTGMPAANLPEMNILPEVLEKVSAPIAKVYKIIPVKMEENILYIAMSDPLNINVLDDLRFMLECEVRGMISNEKDIEEAIVKYYGEKTETVQDVLKEMETGAIEIKGSIEDEDEDVHDVATLQELAHQIPVVKLLNLVLIQAIKDKASDLHFEPFEDQFKIRYRVDGMLYEMIPPPRHLALAVTSRIKVMAGMDIAERRLPQDGRIQLNMGGREVDLRISTLPITHGESVVIRILDRGAVMLSLEQVGLLEEDLRILRSLIKKPNGIILVTGPTGCGKTTTLYSALGEINSPEDKIITTEDPVEYDLAGIIQVQIRAHIGLTFSKCLRSILRQDPDKILVGEIRDLETAEMSIQASLTGHLVLSTLHTNDAASTIVRLIDMDIEPFLITSTLEAIVAQRLVRKICSSCKEEYSPDVKELSLIGLKSEDVKGKKFYRGKGCEICNGIGYKGRIGIFEILVVNDEIRTLIVDKATAGDLRKKSHEKGMSMLREDGLRKIWMGITTIEEVARETQGVEI
- the prmC gene encoding peptide chain release factor N(5)-glutamine methyltransferase, with amino-acid sequence MKIKELVQCTTDYLAKHNIPSPRLDAEVLLSYLLKKERIFLYLNWDSILTQHTLDIFRKLVLERSKHIPIAYLTGYKEFMSIDFEVNEKVLIPRPETEALVEATLSRMLSGQPNREWLAIDMGTGCGNIAVALAKSQNIRIYASDISEDALNISKKNAEKNKVEKSIRFLCGDLFKSFNGLNLAEKIDFIVSNPPYVSSADFEKLPIDIKQYEPRIALDGGTDGIDFYPELVKGAEEFLKPNGFLIMEIGYGQVEGIKKLISSRGTFFAPEIVRDYGGIERVIICTRHS
- a CDS encoding biotin/lipoate A/B protein ligase family protein; the protein is MVFRLIDSEGDTASRNMAIDEAIFSRHAETGFEYTLRLYTWTPPAVSIGYFQDLHKEIDLENCKSLGMNYVRRPTGGGAILHDMELTYSFTANTGGIIPIDICESYKVICGAIIIGLKSLGINAGNRKREVKLRERESPVCFVESSNYDIVVRKRKIVGSAQRRVKDRLIQHGSILIDFDIGKMHSIFKTNLPFGKFHKDFVNNVTSLKQELGYSIDLGKLKRAICLGFEELFKTEVREEGLTKTEITLVEKLDNLQYDSPDWNVSRKRNLVE
- a CDS encoding thymidylate synthase codes for the protein MDTGNIPIISVKGRTLAEAWEKAVLETWNKGLAIKTEYDKKEDPPSRDCTMIMVVDDPFAEPRIHRAFPAGLEELEIYRQEVVEGIHDHWISPEQGKWTYTYHERLFGYEVEGTEINQIDYIVNKLAQTPYSRRAQAITWNPKIDPPTYDPPCLQRCWFRLSRNEHKRLLLNMNTHWRSRDGFKAAFMNIFALTDLQKLVAARISKKIHEQVIVGRYADITDSFHIYGSYFEQFQDFLNTVKNRSFQERTWTSEFCEPFFEEGKRRLKDERDKEQSAGGRT
- a CDS encoding sugar kinase: MARVVCLGILVADVVAKPVNDIPGRGKLGIVEKIELHTGGCASNTGAALRKLGVDTALIGKVGNDGFGDYLIKEMSQCGLNIHGIKRDNNVNTSCSLALVEDDGERRFIHCYGADGTFRESDIDWNIIKGCKILHIAGSFLMPTFDGIQTAHVLNKARSMGITTSLDTAWDAKGKWRKTIEPSLKYIDIFLPSIEEARMITGLESAEEIADYFLKYGMKIVGLKMGSEGCFVKSSKGEVVKFPVFNIDAVDATGAGDAFVAGFLMGVLNGWDMKKTAEFACAVGACCVEAMGAKAGIRSFDETIKFIEDHKQGPF
- the rpmE gene encoding 50S ribosomal protein L31, encoding MKKGIHPEYYETTITCACGEVIHTRSTKKNIRVEICSKCHPFYTGKQKFIDSAGRVEKFKKKYNL
- a CDS encoding 5-formyltetrahydrofolate cyclo-ligase, translated to MNNTSKHILRQKMIEKRQRTSYDEIATKSGQIKKRLFELDVFGKSKTVMFYVGKGDEVQTKDMVLESMKMGKIVSVPYIENGNREMHASLLKNFDRDLVNGKYGILSPKKESYRPINTSSLDLIVVPGVCFDRNGNRIGCGGGYYDHFLKSVSGKAVLIGLAFDFQVIRDVPHEKKDIPVHIIVTEKRVLKSIKFEARSTKY
- the prfA gene encoding peptide chain release factor 1 yields the protein MLLDKLDSIKKRGDELTELMSDAQVISNRGQYQKYAKEYTDMKDTIKEYEKYREILNDISKHKEILSNPAEDKDFLELVELEIADLEAKKEKIEDNLRVLLDPEARDWNKDIIMEIRGGAGGDEASLFAEDLFRMYGKYAEKKGWKIEILSSHSRESGGFREVVFAVKGKNVYRRLRFESGTHRVQRVPVTETSGRIHTSTVTVAVLPEPEDVEIKINPQELKVDTFRASGAGGQHVNTTDSAVRITHIPTNLVVECQDERSQHKNKVKAMRVLRARLLHKVREDQQKQISQDRKKQVGTGDRSEKIRTYNFPQARITNHRINFTSHKLQTFLQGDMDELIEAELSVGFKRD